One region of Azospirillum lipoferum 4B genomic DNA includes:
- a CDS encoding c-type cytochrome: protein MRRTLTTLALAAVAAGIGGLLFAWSGLYSVAATKEHWPPVEMFFEMALRSSVETHAAFVEDPPDLDDPALIRRGAGHYENGCAPCHGAPDATRNPISRHMMPEPPYLPSQLADWKPQELYWITLNGIKYAGMPAWPAQQREDEPWAVAAFLLRLKGMSAEEYRSLAFGGTQPDGRARIADLTGPVSGPETGRLGETLQDCARCHGRDGNGGADGAFPRLAGQSADYLYETLRAYAQGNRFSGIMQPVAAGLDEEAIRGLADHFAAQKPATPSFAAAEPDPRLLELGQRIAESGDPGRGVAACSGCHEKPGDGRHARDPRYPTLDGLHASYIAGQLRLWRDGARGNTALSRIMEAAVRRMTDEQIDAAAEYYSRRAHGDAMVKGDDGKS from the coding sequence ATGCGGCGCACCCTGACGACCCTCGCCCTGGCGGCGGTGGCGGCCGGCATCGGCGGACTGCTGTTCGCGTGGTCCGGCCTCTACAGCGTCGCGGCGACCAAGGAGCACTGGCCCCCCGTCGAGATGTTCTTCGAGATGGCGTTGCGCAGTTCGGTCGAGACGCATGCCGCCTTCGTCGAGGATCCGCCCGACCTGGACGACCCGGCGCTGATCCGCCGCGGCGCCGGCCATTACGAAAACGGCTGTGCACCCTGCCACGGTGCGCCCGACGCGACGCGCAACCCGATCTCCCGCCACATGATGCCGGAGCCGCCCTATCTGCCAAGCCAGCTGGCGGACTGGAAGCCGCAGGAGCTGTACTGGATCACCCTGAACGGCATCAAATATGCCGGCATGCCGGCCTGGCCGGCACAGCAGCGCGAGGACGAACCCTGGGCGGTTGCCGCCTTTCTCCTGCGGCTAAAAGGGATGAGCGCGGAAGAATACCGCAGCCTCGCTTTCGGCGGGACCCAGCCGGATGGACGTGCCCGCATCGCCGATCTGACCGGCCCCGTCAGCGGCCCGGAAACCGGCCGGCTGGGCGAGACCCTGCAGGACTGCGCCCGCTGCCACGGCCGGGACGGCAACGGCGGGGCCGACGGCGCCTTCCCGCGGCTCGCCGGGCAGTCGGCGGATTATCTGTACGAGACCTTGCGCGCCTATGCCCAGGGCAACCGGTTCAGCGGCATCATGCAGCCGGTCGCCGCCGGTCTGGACGAGGAGGCGATCCGTGGGCTGGCCGATCATTTCGCCGCGCAAAAGCCTGCAACGCCAAGCTTTGCAGCCGCGGAACCGGATCCGAGGCTGCTGGAGCTCGGCCAGCGGATCGCCGAGTCAGGCGATCCGGGACGAGGCGTCGCCGCCTGCTCCGGCTGTCACGAAAAGCCGGGCGACGGTCGCCATGCCCGCGACCCGCGCTATCCCACGCTGGACGGCCTGCATGCTTCCTACATCGCCGGGCAGCTGCGGCTGTGGCGCGACGGGGCGCGCGGCAACACGGCGCTGTCCCGAATCATGGAGGCCGCGGTCCGCCGAATGACCGACGAACAGATCGATGCAGCAGCCGAGTATTACTCCCGCCGCGCTCACGGTGACGCCATGGTGAAGGGCGATGACGGAAAATCCTGA
- a CDS encoding LysR family transcriptional regulator, translating to MDKLHAMRVFVRVVEVNSFTKAADTLGLPRASVTTTIQNLEASLGVRLLQRTTRKLNLTLDGAAYLEGATRILQELEEVESSFTSARKTPRGRLRVDMPGSIGRLVIIPAIHEFHSAYPDIELMLGLSDRPIDLIQEGVDCVLRVGELQDSSLIARRVGAFRSVTCASPSYLAAHGTPKTLEELQSHVAVKYFTRTGKVHEPSFERDGVEREVKMAGTVSVNDADAYVTCGVEGLGIIQPARFMALPHLSSGALVEILPDWRPALMPISALYPQNRHLSPKVRVFVDWVAEIFERCPLMQGEDLPADACRGEAHRPKMPEKAQKLPVAVDSVAMDQEGACLCVV from the coding sequence ATGGACAAGCTTCACGCGATGCGCGTCTTCGTTCGGGTTGTGGAGGTCAACAGCTTCACCAAGGCGGCCGACACGCTGGGGCTGCCGCGGGCCTCCGTCACCACCACCATCCAGAATCTGGAGGCGTCGCTGGGCGTCCGGCTTCTGCAGCGGACCACGCGCAAGCTGAACCTGACGCTCGACGGCGCCGCCTATCTGGAGGGCGCCACCCGCATCCTGCAGGAGTTGGAGGAGGTCGAATCCTCCTTCACCAGCGCGCGCAAGACGCCGCGCGGCCGGCTGCGCGTGGACATGCCGGGCTCCATCGGCCGGCTGGTCATCATCCCGGCGATCCACGAATTCCACAGCGCCTATCCCGACATCGAACTGATGCTGGGGCTCAGCGACCGGCCCATCGACCTGATCCAGGAGGGGGTGGACTGCGTCCTGCGCGTCGGCGAGCTTCAGGATTCCAGCCTGATCGCCCGGCGGGTCGGCGCCTTCCGCTCGGTGACCTGCGCCAGCCCGTCCTACCTCGCCGCCCACGGCACGCCGAAGACGCTGGAGGAACTGCAAAGCCACGTCGCCGTCAAATACTTCACCCGCACCGGCAAGGTCCATGAGCCGAGTTTCGAGCGCGACGGGGTGGAACGCGAGGTGAAGATGGCCGGCACTGTCTCGGTGAACGATGCCGATGCCTACGTCACCTGCGGGGTGGAAGGGCTGGGCATCATCCAGCCCGCCCGCTTCATGGCCCTGCCCCACCTAAGCAGCGGCGCGCTGGTGGAAATCCTGCCGGATTGGCGCCCGGCCCTGATGCCGATCTCCGCGCTCTACCCGCAGAACCGCCATCTGTCGCCCAAGGTGCGGGTCTTCGTCGACTGGGTGGCGGAGATCTTCGAGCGCTGCCCGCTGATGCAGGGAGAGGATCTGCCGGCCGACGCCTGCCGCGGCGAGGCCCACCGGCCCAAAATGCCGGAGAAGGCACAGAAGCTGCCGGTCGCCGTCGATTCCGTCGCCATGGACCAGGAGGGCGCCTGCCTCTGCGTCGTGTAA
- the coxB gene encoding cytochrome c oxidase subunit II translates to MDGPSRRTARNPLRPVLPAAVLALAGCEGRQSALDAAGVSAQEILVTSWILFIGGAVIFLVVMALALYAAFVRPERFPGRRAWVIGGGILFPVVTLTALQLHEFALARRLATLAPEPAFVVEVTGLMWWWDVRYLVPGQEPLRGANEIVLPAGRPVELRVASADVIHSFWVPSLAGKIDMIPGHVNRLPLVAQRPGLYRGQCAEYCGAQHALMAFDVRVLPADEFDAWMAAQRRPVPEPPTPELARGRDAFFALGCQSCHAVRGTVADGLVGPDLSRIGARTSLAAGTLPTRVETIAAWIAGAQHIKPENRMPSFDVTDGETLHAMAAWLESLK, encoded by the coding sequence ATGGACGGGCCGAGCCGGCGAACAGCGCGAAATCCTCTGCGGCCGGTCCTGCCGGCGGCGGTTCTGGCGCTTGCCGGGTGCGAGGGGCGGCAGTCGGCGCTGGATGCGGCCGGGGTCAGCGCGCAGGAGATCCTGGTCACCAGCTGGATCCTGTTCATCGGCGGGGCCGTGATCTTCCTGGTGGTGATGGCGCTGGCGCTCTATGCCGCCTTCGTCCGGCCGGAGCGCTTTCCCGGCCGCCGCGCCTGGGTGATCGGCGGCGGCATCCTGTTCCCGGTGGTCACGCTGACCGCGCTCCAGCTGCATGAATTCGCCTTGGCCCGCCGACTGGCGACGCTGGCGCCGGAGCCTGCCTTCGTGGTGGAGGTCACCGGGCTGATGTGGTGGTGGGACGTCCGCTATCTCGTGCCGGGGCAGGAGCCGTTGCGCGGCGCCAACGAGATCGTGCTGCCGGCCGGCCGGCCGGTGGAGCTGCGGGTCGCCAGCGCCGACGTCATCCACAGCTTCTGGGTGCCCAGCCTCGCCGGCAAGATCGACATGATCCCCGGCCATGTGAACCGCCTGCCGCTGGTGGCGCAGCGGCCGGGGCTCTACCGCGGCCAATGCGCCGAATATTGCGGGGCGCAGCATGCCCTGATGGCCTTCGACGTCCGGGTGCTGCCGGCGGACGAGTTCGACGCCTGGATGGCGGCGCAGCGCCGCCCGGTGCCGGAACCGCCGACGCCGGAACTGGCGCGCGGCCGCGATGCCTTCTTCGCGCTCGGCTGCCAATCCTGCCACGCGGTGCGCGGCACGGTGGCGGACGGGCTGGTCGGTCCGGACCTCAGCCGCATCGGCGCACGTACCTCGCTTGCCGCCGGCACGCTGCCGACGCGGGTGGAGACCATCGCCGCCTGGATCGCCGGCGCCCAGCACATCAAGCCCGAGAACCGCATGCCGTCCTTCGACGTGACCGACGGCGAGACCCTGCATGCCATGGCCGCCTGGCTGGAGAGCCTGAAATGA
- the ctaD gene encoding cytochrome c oxidase subunit I codes for MTLRTDEPRDEFPGGRTTPSPVPRPPGEEDALRRVWRLPPGIARLTAVNNSQVGVWYIGTALLFFLIAGMLALAMRLQLAVPGNDLLDHGTYNQFFTVHGTGMMFLFAVPIVEAIGVFLLPSMLSARDLPFPRLSAFAFWAYFFGGIFFFCSLIFDAAPDGGWFMYPPLTSYEHSPGINTDFWLLGIGFIEISAIAGAIEIVIGILRTRPPGMTLDKLPIYAWSMLVMAGMIIFAFPAVIVATALLEIERAFHWPFFIAERGGDPLLWQHLFWFFGHPEVYIIFLPAAGLVSMMVPTLARRPLVGHDWVVLALIGTGFFSFGLWVHHMFATGIPSLSLSFFSAASMAVAVPSGIQVFAWIATLGAGRVQWTVATHFLFGFLFIFVLGGLTGVMVAVVPFDWQAHDSYFIVAHLHYVLIGGMVFPVFAGLYHWWPTLNGRLLSEKLGRWAFWLMFIGFNVAFFPMHISGLLGMPRRVYTYPGDLGWNLLNMISTVGSFVLALGVLLVLVDMARSAFGGGKKAPDNPWNAGTLEWLPNELYSTRSIPHVTGLYPLWEQPDLPREVREGAHFLPGAPTGRRETIVTSPIEAKPQYLMPLPGPHWGPFLAGLFTALHFMCLTVQWYYPSLVPAVLAIAMVIWWLWGLDTGADHPPQDVGGGWHVPVYIQGPKNHSWWGVMVLLLVDGTAFACLIFTYLFLWTVSPDVWPAGGDGLPGLPWLAGGLALWGLSALAIGWARRAVDHNRHGRVRIGLIVAWAAMVGGILLDANAQIGTGLVGAASAYGAIAYMLVAWQAFHVAVMTLMLAYTLARSAAGLLHAERRVTFDNTMLMGWYSAAQGSIALLLLHLFPRLAI; via the coding sequence ATGACGCTGCGCACCGACGAGCCCCGCGACGAGTTCCCCGGCGGCCGGACGACTCCCAGCCCGGTTCCCCGTCCGCCGGGGGAGGAGGACGCGCTTCGCCGCGTCTGGCGGCTGCCGCCGGGCATCGCGCGCCTGACGGCGGTGAACAACAGCCAGGTCGGCGTCTGGTATATCGGCACGGCGCTGCTGTTCTTCCTGATCGCCGGGATGCTGGCGCTGGCGATGCGGTTGCAGCTGGCCGTGCCGGGGAACGACCTGCTCGACCATGGCACCTACAACCAGTTCTTCACGGTGCACGGCACCGGGATGATGTTCCTGTTCGCCGTGCCGATCGTCGAGGCCATCGGCGTCTTTCTGCTTCCCTCCATGCTGTCGGCGCGCGACCTGCCGTTTCCCCGGTTGTCGGCCTTCGCCTTCTGGGCCTATTTCTTCGGCGGCATCTTCTTCTTCTGCTCGCTGATCTTCGACGCGGCGCCCGACGGCGGCTGGTTCATGTATCCGCCGCTGACCAGCTACGAGCATTCGCCCGGCATCAACACCGATTTCTGGCTGCTCGGCATCGGCTTCATCGAGATTTCGGCCATCGCCGGGGCCATCGAGATCGTGATCGGCATCCTGCGCACCCGTCCGCCGGGCATGACGCTGGACAAGCTGCCGATCTATGCCTGGTCGATGCTGGTCATGGCGGGGATGATCATCTTCGCCTTTCCCGCCGTCATCGTCGCCACCGCCCTGCTGGAGATCGAGCGCGCCTTCCACTGGCCCTTCTTCATCGCCGAGCGCGGCGGCGACCCGCTGCTGTGGCAGCATCTGTTCTGGTTCTTCGGCCATCCGGAGGTCTACATCATCTTCCTGCCGGCGGCCGGGCTGGTGTCGATGATGGTGCCGACGCTGGCCCGCCGGCCGCTGGTGGGGCACGACTGGGTGGTGTTGGCGCTGATCGGCACCGGGTTCTTCAGCTTCGGACTGTGGGTCCACCACATGTTCGCCACCGGCATCCCGTCGCTGTCGCTCAGCTTCTTCTCCGCCGCCAGCATGGCGGTGGCGGTGCCCAGCGGCATCCAGGTGTTCGCCTGGATCGCCACGCTGGGGGCGGGGCGGGTGCAATGGACGGTCGCCACCCATTTCCTGTTCGGCTTCCTGTTCATCTTCGTGCTGGGCGGGCTGACCGGGGTGATGGTGGCGGTTGTGCCCTTCGACTGGCAGGCCCATGACAGCTATTTCATCGTCGCCCACCTGCATTACGTGCTGATCGGCGGCATGGTGTTCCCGGTCTTCGCCGGGCTGTACCACTGGTGGCCGACGCTGAACGGCCGGCTGCTGTCGGAGAAGCTGGGGCGCTGGGCCTTCTGGCTGATGTTCATCGGCTTCAACGTCGCCTTCTTCCCCATGCACATCAGCGGCCTCTTGGGCATGCCCCGCCGGGTCTACACCTATCCCGGCGACCTCGGCTGGAACCTGCTGAACATGATCTCCACGGTCGGTTCCTTCGTGCTGGCCTTGGGCGTGCTGCTGGTGCTGGTCGACATGGCGCGCAGCGCCTTCGGCGGCGGGAAGAAGGCGCCCGACAACCCGTGGAACGCCGGGACGCTGGAATGGCTGCCGAACGAGCTCTACTCCACCCGCAGCATCCCTCACGTCACCGGCCTCTATCCCCTGTGGGAGCAGCCGGACCTGCCGCGCGAGGTGCGCGAGGGCGCCCATTTCCTGCCCGGCGCCCCGACCGGCCGGCGCGAGACCATCGTCACCAGCCCGATCGAGGCCAAGCCGCAATACCTCATGCCGCTGCCGGGGCCGCATTGGGGGCCGTTCCTGGCCGGGCTGTTCACCGCGCTGCATTTCATGTGCCTGACCGTGCAGTGGTATTATCCCTCGCTGGTACCGGCGGTGCTGGCCATCGCCATGGTGATCTGGTGGCTTTGGGGCCTCGACACCGGCGCCGACCACCCGCCGCAGGATGTCGGCGGCGGCTGGCACGTGCCGGTCTACATCCAGGGGCCGAAGAACCATTCCTGGTGGGGCGTGATGGTCCTCCTGCTGGTGGACGGCACCGCTTTCGCCTGCCTGATCTTCACCTATCTGTTCCTGTGGACGGTCAGCCCCGACGTCTGGCCCGCGGGTGGCGACGGGCTGCCGGGACTGCCCTGGCTGGCGGGCGGGCTGGCGCTGTGGGGGCTGTCGGCGCTGGCCATCGGCTGGGCGCGGAGGGCGGTCGACCACAACCGGCACGGCCGCGTCCGCATCGGCCTGATCGTCGCCTGGGCGGCGATGGTCGGCGGCATTCTGCTGGACGCCAACGCCCAGATCGGAACCGGCCTCGTCGGTGCGGCCAGCGCCTATGGTGCCATCGCCTACATGCTGGTGGCATGGCAGGCCTTCCATGTGGCGGTGATGACGCTGATGCTGGCCTACACGCTGGCGCGCTCGGCCGCCGGGCTTCTGCATGCGGAGCGGCGGGTGACCTTCGACAACACCATGCTGATGGGGTGGTACAGCGCGGCGCAGGGATCGATCGCTCTGCTGCTCCTGCACCTGTTCCCCCGTCTGGCGATCTGA
- a CDS encoding TIGR02588 family protein, with product MTTQDAQPSPHMDGAAKLRDGSERASPTSPLEWVAAGIGALLIAAMIAYMVQYGLRERGEVPGRIDIAVVETQAGGHGHTVRFQIRNRTTATAATLRVRGELRSGDRVVEAAEAEFDYLPPYSERFGGLIFQQDPARFELRIAPTGYSEP from the coding sequence ATGACCACGCAAGACGCACAGCCATCCCCGCACATGGACGGCGCTGCGAAGCTCCGGGACGGCAGCGAGCGGGCATCGCCAACCTCCCCCCTGGAATGGGTGGCGGCGGGGATCGGCGCCCTGCTGATCGCCGCGATGATCGCCTACATGGTGCAGTACGGCCTGCGCGAGCGCGGCGAGGTGCCCGGCCGGATCGACATCGCCGTGGTGGAGACCCAGGCCGGCGGCCATGGCCATACCGTTCGCTTCCAGATCCGCAACCGCACCACCGCCACCGCCGCCACCCTGCGCGTGCGCGGAGAGCTGCGGTCCGGCGACCGCGTCGTCGAGGCGGCGGAGGCGGAGTTCGACTATCTCCCGCCCTACTCCGAACGCTTCGGCGGCCTGATCTTCCAGCAGGACCCCGCTCGCTTCGAGCTGCGCATCGCCCCCACCGGCTACAGCGAACCGTAG
- a CDS encoding cyclic nucleotide-binding domain-containing protein encodes MDVVGGAPSDARHLDIDERLRSAPLLNGFSDENIRQLAAIMDGPRKIPEGQLLFEEGDPGDALFFILSGSFEVLKREEGSDVRHRLALLTAGQSIGEVSLLDSGPRSGAVRAAEDSEVIALPLARLQEHPDRQLGVDGRLKINLAYELAARLRRTNEVTVQTLRRQLHEAENRVEMSKFIFRLLVGLCFYMFALGVTTALSKVVPDTSLISLPILTAFAFGVYRTVKTSPWPPSAYGFTLKNWRRNALEGVVLSIPIALLIVALKWIGVTMIPSLQGQPVFDLARSTGLSLGEILMYGSAYCAFTPIQETIARGTQASFQLFLTSKYKTVEAIVLSNMLFSATHLHVSIALALAVFPIGLYWGWIFARQGSLVGSSVSHAILGVFGLLIVGIPIY; translated from the coding sequence ATGGACGTTGTTGGTGGCGCGCCGTCGGATGCGCGGCATCTGGACATCGACGAGCGTCTGAGGAGCGCGCCTCTTCTGAATGGCTTCTCGGACGAAAATATCCGGCAGCTGGCCGCGATCATGGACGGCCCCCGCAAGATTCCCGAGGGCCAGCTTCTGTTCGAGGAGGGCGATCCCGGCGACGCGCTCTTCTTCATCCTCTCCGGCAGCTTCGAGGTGCTGAAGCGCGAGGAGGGCAGCGACGTCCGCCATCGCCTCGCCCTGCTGACGGCGGGCCAGTCCATCGGCGAGGTGTCCCTGCTCGACAGCGGCCCGCGTTCCGGCGCCGTCCGCGCCGCCGAGGACAGCGAGGTCATCGCCCTCCCGCTCGCGCGCCTGCAGGAGCATCCCGACCGCCAGCTCGGCGTCGACGGCCGTCTCAAGATCAATCTGGCCTATGAGCTGGCCGCGCGCCTGCGCCGCACCAACGAGGTGACGGTCCAGACCCTGCGCCGCCAGTTGCACGAGGCCGAGAACCGCGTGGAGATGAGCAAATTCATCTTCCGCCTGCTGGTCGGCCTCTGCTTCTACATGTTCGCCTTGGGCGTCACCACGGCGCTCAGCAAGGTGGTTCCCGACACCTCCCTCATCAGCCTGCCAATCCTGACCGCCTTCGCCTTCGGCGTGTACCGCACCGTCAAGACCAGCCCCTGGCCGCCCAGCGCCTATGGTTTCACCCTGAAGAACTGGCGGCGCAACGCGCTGGAAGGCGTGGTGCTGTCCATCCCCATCGCCCTGCTGATCGTCGCGCTGAAATGGATCGGCGTGACGATGATCCCATCCCTGCAGGGGCAGCCGGTGTTCGATCTCGCCCGCTCCACCGGCCTGTCGCTCGGCGAAATCCTGATGTACGGCAGCGCCTATTGCGCCTTCACGCCGATCCAGGAGACCATCGCCCGCGGCACCCAGGCATCCTTCCAGCTTTTCCTGACCAGCAAATACAAGACGGTGGAGGCCATCGTCCTGTCGAACATGCTGTTCAGCGCCACCCACCTGCATGTGTCCATCGCGCTCGCGCTCGCGGTGTTCCCCATCGGCCTCTATTGGGGCTGGATCTTCGCCCGCCAAGGTTCGCTGGTCGGCAGCAGCGTCTCCCATGCCATCCTCGGCGTCTTCGGACTGCTGATCGTCGGCATCCCCATCTACTGA
- a CDS encoding peptidoglycan-binding domain-containing protein — protein sequence MRGISKIVMTATAAGALFALSACGSTDTSRTATGAGSGAVAGAVVGGPVGAVVGGVGGAVAGNTMDESLSKKTDRVTDRATAEVREETSGSGSDRSSARRTGGMSSSGLSSEQVRELQQALNDRTDGRDIAVDGMWGTNTRRALIQFQRENGLRATGRADEQTMAALNLSGNTGTNNTGTAGSTNTTGNTGSGSTGNANTGTGNTGTGNTGTMPSDTPQNQNTPQDSMGQTGTQQ from the coding sequence ATGCGTGGGATTTCGAAGATCGTCATGACCGCGACGGCAGCCGGCGCCCTGTTCGCGCTCAGCGCCTGCGGCAGCACCGACACTTCGCGGACGGCAACCGGCGCGGGCAGCGGTGCCGTGGCCGGCGCCGTGGTCGGCGGACCGGTCGGTGCGGTGGTCGGTGGCGTCGGCGGCGCCGTCGCCGGCAACACCATGGACGAGAGCCTGAGCAAGAAGACCGACCGCGTGACCGACCGCGCGACCGCCGAGGTCCGGGAAGAGACGTCGGGCAGCGGTTCCGACCGGTCGTCGGCCCGCCGCACCGGCGGCATGTCCTCCAGCGGCCTCAGCAGCGAGCAGGTGCGCGAACTCCAGCAGGCGCTGAACGACCGCACCGATGGCCGCGACATCGCCGTGGACGGCATGTGGGGCACCAATACCCGCCGCGCCCTGATACAGTTCCAGCGCGAGAACGGCCTGCGCGCCACCGGCCGCGCCGACGAGCAGACCATGGCCGCGCTGAACCTGAGCGGCAACACCGGCACCAACAACACCGGCACCGCCGGCAGCACGAACACCACCGGCAACACCGGCTCCGGCTCGACCGGGAACGCCAACACGGGCACGGGCAACACCGGCACTGGTAACACCGGCACCATGCCGAGCGATACTCCGCAGAACCAGAACACCCCGCAGGACTCCATGGGCCAGACCGGCACCCAGCAGTAA
- a CDS encoding TIGR02587 family membrane protein: MTADTGRPAYEDNRSFLVGLARAFAGALIFSLPMLMTMEMWWIGFTMTPWRLVLLLVLLIPLLVGLSVVSGFKTNASLRDDIADAFVAIAVAVVMSAVILGIFKVLSFDMPAREVIGKIALQSFPAAIGAMLARDQLGEKSAESMQRQDSMTYGQELFLMAVGALFLGLNVAPTEEMVLLSYMMDPWREIALLLLSLVLMHAFVYAVELPGGSKPPGGVGFWSLFLRFTVVGYVIVLAICLYLLWTFGRTDGTGLAEIISATVVLGFPCAIGAAAARLIL, encoded by the coding sequence ATGACCGCCGATACCGGCCGGCCCGCCTACGAGGACAACCGGTCCTTTCTGGTGGGGTTGGCGCGCGCCTTCGCCGGGGCGCTGATCTTCTCGCTGCCGATGCTGATGACGATGGAAATGTGGTGGATCGGCTTCACCATGACGCCCTGGCGGCTGGTGCTGCTGCTGGTCCTGCTGATCCCGCTGCTGGTCGGCCTGTCGGTGGTCAGCGGCTTCAAGACCAACGCCAGCCTGCGCGACGACATCGCCGACGCCTTCGTCGCCATCGCGGTGGCGGTGGTGATGTCGGCGGTCATCCTCGGCATCTTCAAGGTGCTGTCCTTCGACATGCCCGCGCGCGAGGTGATCGGCAAGATCGCGCTGCAGAGCTTCCCCGCCGCCATCGGCGCCATGCTGGCCCGCGACCAGCTGGGCGAGAAGTCGGCCGAGAGCATGCAGCGCCAGGACTCCATGACCTACGGGCAGGAGCTGTTCCTGATGGCGGTCGGCGCGCTTTTCCTCGGCCTCAACGTCGCTCCGACGGAGGAGATGGTCCTGCTGTCCTACATGATGGATCCGTGGCGGGAGATCGCGCTTCTGCTGCTGTCGCTCGTGCTGATGCACGCCTTCGTCTATGCGGTGGAACTGCCCGGCGGGTCGAAGCCGCCCGGCGGCGTGGGATTCTGGAGCCTGTTCCTGCGCTTCACCGTCGTCGGCTACGTCATCGTGCTGGCGATCTGCCTCTATCTGCTGTGGACCTTCGGCCGGACCGACGGCACGGGGCTGGCCGAGATCATCAGCGCCACCGTCGTCCTGGGCTTCCCCTGCGCCATCGGCGCGGCCGCCGCCCGCCTGATCCTGTGA